Proteins from a genomic interval of Ramlibacter algicola:
- the pcnB gene encoding polynucleotide adenylyltransferase PcnB, translating to MIKRFIDRLLGGTGAKPRFGKREEIGPEAHRIDPALVDERAVNVVRTLKEAGHEAYIVGGAVRDLLLGLRPKDFDVATNATPEQVKGLFRRAFIIGRRFRIVHVVYGRGREHEVIEVSTFRAYMDNAAAEAVAGNEKTSKSELAGMKHAVDASGRVLRDNVWGPQEEDATRRDFTVNAMYYDPETRTLVDYHGGMKDAGKKVLRMIGDPATRYREDPVRIIRAVRFTAKLSALGFKLETKTGAALKPCLPLLGDVPQSRLFDEMLKLLQTGHAVATIEQLRSLDMARGIYPLLDLIVERADVPFVRAALLDTDRRVGEGKPVAPSFLLACVLWSDVRDGWAERLARKEHPFPALQGAIDDVFDARIGDVSGRGKLAADMREIWMMQPRFEKRTGSTPFSLVEQPRFRAGFDFMRLRADAGEVDVVLADWWQEFSIASDQVREDLLAQAREEQHKGARRVRVVRPQDKTPSAGTVVPPEAPADEPDDTEAAAPAGEGSAPAKKRRRRRRKPSGGGGGAAAPDAPAPEGD from the coding sequence ATGATCAAGCGATTCATCGACCGCCTGCTGGGCGGCACCGGGGCCAAGCCCCGCTTCGGCAAGCGCGAGGAAATCGGCCCCGAAGCCCACCGCATCGACCCGGCCCTGGTGGACGAGCGCGCCGTCAACGTGGTGCGCACCCTCAAGGAGGCAGGCCACGAGGCCTACATCGTCGGCGGCGCGGTGCGCGACCTGCTGCTGGGCCTGCGCCCCAAGGACTTCGACGTCGCCACCAACGCGACCCCCGAGCAGGTCAAGGGCCTGTTCCGGCGCGCGTTCATCATCGGCCGGCGCTTCCGCATCGTGCACGTGGTGTACGGGCGCGGCCGCGAGCACGAGGTGATCGAGGTCTCGACGTTCCGCGCCTACATGGACAACGCCGCCGCCGAGGCGGTGGCCGGAAACGAGAAGACCAGCAAGAGCGAACTGGCCGGCATGAAGCACGCCGTCGACGCCAGCGGCCGCGTGCTGCGCGACAACGTGTGGGGACCGCAGGAAGAGGACGCCACGCGGCGCGACTTCACGGTCAACGCGATGTACTACGACCCGGAGACGCGCACGCTGGTGGACTACCACGGCGGCATGAAGGACGCCGGCAAGAAGGTGCTGCGCATGATCGGCGACCCGGCCACGCGCTACCGCGAGGACCCGGTGCGCATCATCCGCGCCGTGCGTTTCACCGCGAAGCTGAGCGCGCTCGGCTTCAAGCTGGAAACGAAGACCGGCGCCGCCCTCAAGCCCTGCCTGCCGCTGCTCGGCGACGTGCCGCAGAGCCGGCTCTTCGACGAGATGCTCAAGCTGCTGCAGACCGGCCATGCGGTGGCGACCATCGAGCAGCTGCGCTCGCTCGACATGGCACGCGGCATCTACCCCTTGCTGGACCTGATCGTCGAGCGCGCGGACGTGCCGTTCGTGCGCGCCGCGCTGCTGGACACCGACCGCCGCGTGGGCGAGGGCAAGCCGGTCGCGCCGAGTTTCCTGCTCGCGTGCGTGCTGTGGTCCGACGTGCGCGACGGCTGGGCCGAGCGCCTGGCCCGCAAGGAGCATCCGTTCCCGGCGCTGCAAGGCGCCATCGACGACGTGTTCGATGCGCGCATCGGCGACGTGTCCGGCCGCGGCAAGCTCGCCGCCGACATGCGCGAGATCTGGATGATGCAGCCGCGTTTCGAGAAGCGCACCGGCAGCACGCCGTTCTCGCTGGTCGAGCAGCCGCGCTTCCGCGCCGGCTTCGACTTCATGCGCCTGCGTGCCGACGCGGGCGAGGTCGACGTCGTGCTGGCCGACTGGTGGCAGGAATTCAGCATCGCCAGCGACCAGGTGCGCGAGGACCTGCTCGCGCAGGCGCGCGAGGAGCAGCACAAGGGCGCGCGCCGCGTGCGGGTAGTCAGGCCGCAGGACAAGACGCCGTCCGCCGGCACCGTGGTGCCGCCGGAAGCGCCAGCCGACGAACCGGACGACACCGAAGCGGCCGCGCCAGCCGGCGAGGGCAGTGCGCCGGCGAAGAAGCGCCGCCGTCGCCGCCGCAAGCCGTCGGGTGGTGGTGGCGGGGCGGCCGCACCGGATGCGCCCGCGCCGGAAGGCGACTGA
- a CDS encoding HAD-IB family hydrolase, whose product MTTTKVALFDLDHTLLPIDSDYAWGQFTLAIGWADAVEFARRNDQFFADYQAGTLDVHAYVRFATDAIRRKGREASLAAHQRFMTEVIGPAVRPQALELVRSHQQAGDLVAIVTATNDFVTAPIAAAFGVDELIAVRLASGPDGWITGEIDGVPSMREGKVVRVGEWLQARGLDWDRIEATFYSDSMNDVPLLERVDHPVATNPDARLRALAGQRGWRILDLFEQQA is encoded by the coding sequence GTGACGACGACGAAGGTCGCTCTGTTCGACCTGGACCACACGCTGCTGCCGATCGATTCCGACTACGCGTGGGGCCAGTTCACGCTGGCGATCGGCTGGGCCGACGCGGTCGAATTCGCGCGCCGCAACGACCAGTTCTTCGCCGACTACCAGGCCGGGACGCTGGACGTGCACGCGTACGTGCGCTTCGCGACCGACGCGATCCGCCGCAAGGGCCGCGAAGCGTCGCTCGCCGCGCACCAGCGGTTCATGACCGAAGTCATCGGCCCCGCGGTGCGGCCGCAGGCGCTCGAGCTCGTGCGCAGCCACCAGCAGGCCGGCGACCTGGTCGCCATCGTCACCGCCACCAACGACTTCGTCACGGCGCCGATCGCGGCCGCGTTCGGCGTGGACGAGCTCATCGCCGTGCGGCTCGCGAGCGGCCCCGACGGCTGGATCACCGGCGAGATCGACGGCGTGCCCTCGATGCGCGAAGGCAAGGTGGTGCGCGTGGGCGAGTGGCTGCAGGCGCGCGGCCTCGACTGGGACCGCATCGAGGCGACCTTCTATTCCGATTCCATGAACGACGTCCCGCTGCTGGAGCGCGTGGACCACCCGGTCGCGACCAACCCCGACGCGCGCCTGCGCGCGCTGGCGGGCCAGCGCGGCTGGCGCATACTGGACCTGTTCGAACAACAAGCATGA
- the hda gene encoding DnaA regulatory inactivator Hda — MKQLALPIAMARAPTLADFCAGPNTPALEHLRLWAGSPTRSPVPTYLWGPNASGKTHLLLAVREALREQGAAVGWLDPSIAEPPSFDERWAAVLMDDVHLYTAVQQHAAFAWFVSAQPLQRGVLAAGLLPPADLKLREDLRTRLGWGHVFQLQVLSEPERRSVLRQAADARGVFLSDEVMDFMLSRFSRDLGSLMQLLEQLDLYALRTQRAITIPLIKSMLESE, encoded by the coding sequence ATGAAACAACTGGCCTTGCCCATCGCGATGGCCCGCGCACCGACGCTGGCCGATTTCTGCGCCGGCCCGAACACGCCGGCGCTGGAGCACCTGCGGCTGTGGGCCGGCAGCCCGACGCGCTCGCCGGTGCCCACGTATCTCTGGGGACCGAACGCCAGCGGCAAGACGCACCTGCTGCTGGCGGTGCGTGAAGCACTGCGCGAGCAGGGCGCCGCCGTCGGCTGGCTCGACCCTTCGATCGCCGAGCCGCCGTCCTTCGACGAGCGCTGGGCCGCGGTGCTGATGGACGACGTGCACCTGTACACCGCCGTGCAGCAGCACGCCGCCTTCGCATGGTTCGTCAGTGCGCAGCCGCTGCAGCGCGGCGTGCTGGCCGCGGGGCTGCTGCCGCCGGCCGACCTGAAGCTGCGCGAGGACCTGCGCACGCGCCTCGGCTGGGGCCACGTGTTCCAGCTGCAGGTGCTGTCCGAGCCCGAGCGCCGGTCCGTGCTGCGCCAGGCGGCCGACGCGCGCGGCGTGTTCCTGTCCGACGAGGTGATGGACTTCATGCTCTCGCGCTTCTCGCGCGACCTCGGCAGCCTGATGCAGCTGCTAGAGCAGCTGGACCTCTACGCGCTGCGCACGCAGCGCGCAATCACCATCCCGCTGATCAAGTCGATGCTGGAGAGCGAGTGA
- a CDS encoding AI-2E family transporter yields the protein MEFTPTQKRAAAWLAIAVLAVLVLRLLGPVLTPFVVGAVLAYALTPLVDRLDALGRGRVPRVVSVILVELLFVVVLVSLFLLVVPILAQELPLMRQQLPVLFDRLDGTLRPWLAQFGVHVAFDVDSLKQQAVRLLHGNYESYAARLMASLKVGGSVVVTLLFNALLIPVALFYLLLDWDRFVHRVLELVPPTMRPAVDSFTHEADQVLGQYLRGQLLVMLTMATFYSVGLAAFGLDLALPIGIFTGLAMFVPYLGFGIGLATALLAGLLQFASAKALVMVAIVYGSGQVIEGFYFTPRLVGQRIGLHPLAVIFALLAFAQVFGFLGVLVALPASAVLLVAMRRMRDGYMGSKLYQGG from the coding sequence ATGGAGTTCACGCCGACCCAGAAACGCGCCGCCGCCTGGCTCGCGATCGCGGTGCTGGCGGTGCTCGTGCTGCGCCTGCTCGGCCCGGTGCTCACGCCTTTCGTGGTCGGTGCCGTCCTCGCGTACGCGCTCACCCCGCTGGTCGACCGCCTCGACGCGCTCGGGCGGGGTCGCGTGCCGCGCGTCGTGTCGGTGATCCTGGTCGAACTGCTGTTCGTCGTCGTGCTGGTGTCGTTGTTCCTGCTGGTCGTCCCGATCCTCGCGCAGGAACTGCCGCTGATGCGCCAGCAGCTGCCGGTGCTGTTCGACCGCCTGGACGGCACGCTGCGGCCCTGGCTCGCGCAGTTCGGCGTGCACGTCGCCTTCGACGTCGACAGCCTCAAGCAGCAGGCGGTGCGCCTGCTGCATGGCAACTACGAGAGCTACGCCGCGCGACTGATGGCGTCGCTGAAGGTGGGCGGCAGCGTCGTGGTCACGCTGCTGTTCAACGCACTGCTGATCCCGGTGGCGCTGTTCTACCTGCTGCTGGACTGGGACCGCTTCGTGCACCGCGTGCTGGAACTGGTGCCGCCGACGATGCGCCCGGCGGTCGACTCCTTCACGCACGAGGCCGACCAGGTTCTGGGCCAGTACCTGCGCGGCCAGTTGCTGGTGATGCTGACGATGGCGACGTTCTACTCGGTGGGGCTGGCGGCGTTCGGCCTCGACCTCGCGCTGCCCATCGGCATCTTCACGGGCCTCGCGATGTTCGTGCCCTACCTCGGGTTCGGCATCGGCCTGGCGACCGCGCTGCTGGCCGGCCTGCTGCAGTTCGCGTCGGCCAAGGCGCTGGTGATGGTCGCCATCGTCTACGGCAGCGGCCAGGTCATCGAAGGCTTCTATTTCACTCCGCGTCTCGTGGGGCAGCGCATCGGCCTGCACCCGCTCGCGGTGATCTTCGCGCTGCTCGCGTTCGCGCAGGTGTTCGGTTTCCTCGGCGTGCTCGTGGCGTTGCCGGCCAGCGCGGTGCTGCTGGTCGCCATGCGCCGCATGCGCGACGGCTACATGGGCAGCAAGCTGTACCAGGGCGGATGA